The Sedimentisphaera salicampi genome includes a region encoding these proteins:
- the ffh gene encoding signal recognition particle protein, translated as MFESLTDRFNSVFKSLSGRGRITESNISDAMREVRKALLEADVNYQVAKQFCKDVREAALGAEVVQSLKPGQVLIKIVQDELTKLMGPEGSDIYYVSPGPTVIMLAGLQGCGKTTTAAKLANYVRSEGKKPQMVAVDLQRPAAIEQLRTLGEQIDVPVYCEESKDSVKVAKNGLKDAKKNDADVVILDTAGRLHVDQELMDEVSNVAKATSPHQIYLVCDSMTGQDAVNSAKEFNERLELDGVILTKLDGDARGGAALSVKAVTGKPIKFAGVGEKIEDLQKFHPDRMAGRILGMGDVVSLVEKAQSEYDEKEADKLKNKMAEGKFGLDDFLKQMSKIKNMGGIMSMMKMLPGMAGKMDDLDVDEKEFKRIEAIIRSMTYTERKDPEVLNASRRRRIAAGCGLTVNDVSGLIKTFKRSRDMMKMMASGEGGSMSAMKGMLSGDMSMFNAMGGAGKQKKRSKRKKVKVRGKKRKKR; from the coding sequence ATGTTTGAATCTCTAACAGATCGTTTCAACAGTGTATTTAAGTCGCTTTCAGGGCGCGGCAGGATAACTGAGTCTAACATCTCAGACGCAATGCGAGAAGTTCGCAAGGCTCTTCTCGAGGCGGATGTTAATTATCAGGTAGCCAAGCAGTTCTGCAAAGACGTTCGCGAGGCTGCGCTCGGGGCGGAGGTAGTACAAAGCTTAAAACCCGGGCAGGTTCTGATCAAGATCGTTCAGGATGAGCTTACAAAGCTCATGGGGCCTGAGGGCAGCGATATATACTACGTATCCCCAGGGCCAACAGTTATAATGCTTGCCGGCCTTCAGGGCTGCGGTAAAACAACCACTGCCGCCAAGCTGGCAAACTACGTGAGAAGCGAGGGGAAAAAGCCGCAGATGGTGGCCGTAGATCTCCAGAGACCGGCTGCTATAGAGCAGCTGAGAACCCTCGGCGAGCAGATTGATGTGCCGGTGTACTGCGAGGAGAGCAAGGATTCGGTAAAGGTTGCCAAGAACGGACTCAAAGACGCAAAGAAAAACGATGCGGATGTGGTAATCCTCGATACCGCCGGCAGGCTCCACGTAGATCAGGAGCTGATGGACGAGGTTTCTAATGTGGCCAAAGCCACCTCGCCTCACCAAATATATCTCGTTTGCGATTCAATGACTGGTCAGGATGCGGTTAATTCTGCGAAGGAATTCAACGAACGGCTCGAGCTGGACGGTGTGATCCTTACGAAGCTCGACGGCGATGCAAGAGGCGGAGCGGCGCTGAGCGTTAAGGCTGTAACGGGCAAGCCGATAAAATTCGCAGGCGTTGGCGAGAAAATCGAAGACCTGCAGAAATTCCATCCGGACAGAATGGCCGGCAGAATCCTCGGGATGGGGGATGTGGTATCGCTTGTGGAGAAAGCACAAAGCGAATACGATGAAAAAGAAGCAGACAAGCTCAAAAATAAAATGGCCGAGGGAAAATTCGGCCTCGATGACTTCCTCAAGCAGATGTCTAAAATCAAAAACATGGGCGGGATAATGAGCATGATGAAAATGCTCCCCGGTATGGCCGGCAAGATGGATGATTTAGACGTTGATGAAAAGGAATTCAAACGGATCGAAGCTATAATCCGCTCTATGACATACACCGAACGAAAAGATCCCGAGGTATTGAACGCCTCAAGGCGCAGGCGTATCGCCGCCGGTTGCGGTCTTACTGTAAACGATGTTTCCGGGCTTATCAAAACATTCAAGAGAAGCCGCGATATGATGAAAATGATGGCCTCAGGCGAGGGCGGCTCAATGAGCGCTATGAAGGGAATGCTGAGCGGCGATATGAGTATGTTCAATGCCATGGGCGGAGCTGGGAAGCAGAAGAAAAGGTCTAAGCGCAAGAAGGTAAAGGTTCGCGGAAAGAAGCGTAAGAAACG
- a CDS encoding PEP-CTERM sorting domain-containing protein: MKKMLVVFAVCFAVFNAEGAVDWDIYDDASIQDGDVYLAVNIYDNPPEQTVVNMTGGDISLCSINNSATLNYKGGDISTLQANNQSVVMSDSVDIPTMYLYEETQAYIHNGSYGSSIFLYDNAKVHIYGYNFDYNELVSPNLLNGQWENGESFSLVFRNSYSYNSDQVILHEVPEPATVLLLVSAGGVLYNRRKS, encoded by the coding sequence ATGAAAAAGATGTTGGTTGTTTTTGCGGTTTGTTTTGCTGTTTTTAACGCTGAGGGCGCGGTTGATTGGGATATCTATGATGATGCCTCAATTCAGGATGGAGATGTTTATCTCGCCGTAAACATTTATGATAACCCCCCTGAACAGACAGTGGTAAATATGACGGGTGGAGACATTTCTCTTTGTTCAATTAACAATTCAGCGACGCTGAATTATAAAGGCGGCGACATAAGTACTTTACAGGCAAATAACCAAAGCGTTGTTATGTCTGATTCTGTAGATATTCCCACAATGTATTTGTACGAAGAAACACAAGCTTATATCCATAACGGCAGCTATGGTTCAAGCATCTTTCTTTATGACAACGCAAAAGTGCATATTTATGGGTACAACTTTGATTACAACGAGCTTGTTAGTCCCAATTTATTGAATGGACAATGGGAAAATGGTGAGAGCTTTTCTTTAGTTTTTAGAAATTCATACTCTTACAATTCTGATCAAGTAATCCTGCATGAAGTCCCTGAGCCGGCAACGGTACTGCTTCTTGTTTCAGCAGGCGGTGTTTTGTATAACAGAAGAAAATCTTAA
- a CDS encoding PEP-CTERM sorting domain-containing protein — protein MKKMLVVFAFCFAVFNSDGAVDWDIYDDASIQNGDVYSAVNVFSDSFVEMTGGGINILKTFDTAEFAIIRGDVSAGIQLYDSSTVNIYDGNIFGLTANDASTVNIYGGGLEYQYGISSEAVVNYFVSSYSLYDAGGQGVIMNGYWKDGSPFSVSFRDSESWDKANIIIVPEPATVLFFGLAGGVLYNRRKA, from the coding sequence ATGAAAAAGATGTTGGTTGTTTTTGCGTTTTGTTTTGCTGTTTTTAATTCTGATGGCGCTGTTGATTGGGATATCTATGATGATGCCTCAATTCAGAATGGAGATGTTTATTCAGCTGTTAATGTTTTCAGTGATTCTTTTGTTGAAATGACTGGAGGCGGAATAAATATTTTAAAGACGTTTGATACCGCTGAATTTGCAATAATCAGAGGTGATGTTTCAGCTGGAATTCAATTATACGATTCGAGCACGGTTAATATTTACGATGGTAATATTTTCGGGTTAACTGCAAATGATGCCAGCACAGTCAATATCTATGGGGGTGGGCTGGAATATCAATACGGCATCTCTTCTGAAGCTGTAGTTAATTACTTTGTTAGTTCTTATTCTCTTTACGATGCGGGAGGGCAAGGTGTGATAATGAATGGTTATTGGAAAGATGGTTCTCCCTTCTCGGTGTCTTTTAGAGATTCTGAAAGCTGGGATAAGGCCAATATTATAATCGTCCCCGAGCCGGCAACGGTATTGTTTTTCGGCTTAGCGGGCGGTGTTTTGTATAACAGAAGAAAAGCTTAA
- a CDS encoding PEP-CTERM sorting domain-containing protein, with translation MKKMLVVFAFCFAVFNAEGAVDWDIYDDASIQDGDVYLAVNIYDNPPEQTVVNMTGGDISFCNIFDSAQLNCSGCEISFLDTYNNSVVSVNANAGLDLIDMYDSSTVFLHNGAENVSNIRIYNDSLLHIYGYSLKIEPLWVEGYSVDDEWFTINFRNSFIPEDHIILHEVPEPSTILLLGSASGIVVSRQKNKS, from the coding sequence ATGAAAAAGATGTTGGTTGTTTTTGCGTTTTGTTTTGCTGTTTTTAACGCTGAGGGCGCGGTTGATTGGGATATCTATGATGATGCATCAATTCAAGATGGAGATGTTTATCTCGCCGTAAACATTTATGATAACCCCCCTGAACAGACAGTGGTAAATATGACGGGTGGAGACATTTCTTTTTGCAATATTTTCGATTCGGCTCAGCTTAATTGCAGCGGCTGCGAGATCAGTTTCTTAGATACATATAACAATTCAGTGGTTTCAGTAAACGCTAACGCAGGCTTAGACTTAATAGATATGTATGACAGCAGCACTGTTTTCCTTCACAACGGAGCTGAAAATGTTTCAAACATAAGAATATATAACGATTCTTTGCTGCATATCTATGGCTATTCATTGAAAATTGAGCCTTTATGGGTTGAGGGTTACAGCGTTGATGATGAATGGTTTACCATCAACTTTCGCAACAGCTTTATCCCGGAAGACCACATAATACTCCATGAAGTCCCCGAACCGTCAACTATACTGCTTTTAGGCTCAGCATCAGGAATAGTCGTAAGCAGGCAAAAGAATAAATCATAA
- a CDS encoding PEP-CTERM sorting domain-containing protein yields the protein MRTNIIALIFFVITASAYSTLWEIQEDENINNSVYDQINVYNEATLDVEGSQTAVSWMRSYDSSIINLYNGEISTLHQYDSSVLNLHGGNPQGWEMFEQSTAHIYGGDIEFIMINELTNSVNIYGFDFNFVRSGGQQESGWLSGYWQNGQEFEIYLRYLPDVFPEDPYLGTSYITLHEVPEPATVLFFGLAGGVLYNRRKA from the coding sequence ATGAGAACAAATATAATTGCTTTAATATTTTTTGTTATAACAGCTTCTGCGTATTCTACCCTTTGGGAAATACAAGAAGATGAGAATATTAACAATTCTGTCTATGACCAAATAAACGTATATAATGAGGCAACGTTGGACGTTGAAGGATCTCAAACCGCGGTTTCTTGGATGAGAAGCTATGATTCAAGCATTATTAATCTTTACAATGGAGAAATTTCTACGCTGCATCAATATGATTCTTCTGTTTTGAATTTACATGGGGGTAATCCGCAGGGTTGGGAGATGTTCGAGCAAAGTACTGCTCATATTTATGGTGGAGATATCGAATTTATTATGATAAACGAATTAACTAACAGCGTAAATATATATGGTTTCGATTTCAATTTTGTACGATCGGGAGGCCAACAGGAATCAGGTTGGCTCTCTGGCTATTGGCAAAATGGGCAGGAATTTGAGATTTATTTACGCTATTTGCCTGATGTCTTTCCCGAAGACCCATATTTGGGTACCTCATATATCACCCTTCATGAAGTCCCCGAGCCGGCAACGGTATTGTTTTTTGGCTTAGCGGGCGGTGTTTTGTATAACAGAAGAAAAGCTTAA
- a CDS encoding PEP-CTERM sorting domain-containing protein, with translation MKKMLVVFAFCFAVFNAEGAVDWNINSSQLIENGSYGNIRIFDGQSEQTIVEMSGGSCLSVITHDTSKFDLHSGSADVITVYDSSAVNLFGGAVESVYVNTGILNLYGYDLSIQNHDVSNGIFNLTGYWENGAAFEIYFERAYLDQNTFLHEVPEPATVLFFGLAGGVLYNRRKA, from the coding sequence ATGAAAAAGATGTTGGTTGTTTTTGCGTTTTGTTTTGCTGTTTTTAACGCTGAGGGCGCGGTTGATTGGAATATTAACAGCAGTCAATTGATTGAAAATGGGTCTTACGGAAATATTCGAATATTTGATGGTCAATCGGAGCAAACAATTGTTGAAATGTCTGGAGGGTCCTGTCTTTCTGTAATTACCCATGACACGAGTAAATTTGATCTTCATTCAGGATCTGCTGATGTAATAACTGTATATGATTCAAGTGCTGTAAATCTCTTTGGCGGGGCTGTAGAATCAGTTTACGTTAATACCGGAATTTTAAATTTGTATGGATATGATCTCTCAATCCAAAACCATGATGTTTCTAATGGGATTTTTAATTTAACTGGTTATTGGGAAAACGGCGCAGCTTTTGAAATATATTTTGAAAGAGCATATTTAGACCAAAACACATTTCTCCACGAAGTCCCCGAGCCGGCAACGGTATTGTTTTTTGGCTTAGCGGGCGGTGTTTTGTATAACAGAAGAAAAGCTTAA
- the nifJ gene encoding pyruvate:ferredoxin (flavodoxin) oxidoreductase: protein MSRKMVTIDGNTAAAHVAHATNEVIAIYPITPSSPMGEISDAKSAAGQKNIWGSVPSVTEMQSEGGAAGAVHGALATGALTTTFTASQGLLLMIPNMYKIAGELLPTVFHVSARSLACQALSIFGDHSDVMACRQTGFAMLCSNSVQEVMDMALIAQASTLESRVPFVHFFDGFRTSHEIKKVEELALDDMKALINDDKVREHRQRGLSPDHPVISGTAQNPDVYFQGRETVNKYYNAAPAIVQKAMDKFYEVTGRQYKLFDYVGAEDAEKVIIVMGSGADTVHETVEEMSEAGEKVGVLKVRLYRPFSVKHFINALPKTVKKIAVLDRTKEPGSVGEPLYVDVRTAIGEAMSEGLTEFKDYPVTVGGRYGLGSKEFTPAMVKGVFANLDLKEPINSFVVGIEDDVTNKSVDFDPSFNLKSDAFEAMFYGLGSDGTVGANKNSIKIIGSLTDNYAQGYFVYDSKKAGAVTVSHLRFGKSLLRKPYLISQADFVACHNPSFLEKYDMLSNAKDEATFLLTSSHDASDVWCTLPKQVQQQIIDKKLNFYVIDAIGIAEKLGLGARINVIMQTAFFKISEVIPAEKAIDAIKDAIKKTYGKKGEKVVQMNSDAVDAAVNSVQKVNVPSDATSKKEMAQVVPDDAPEFVKEVLAPILSGKGDSVPVSKMPVDGKFPTGTTKYEKRNIAVNIPVWEPELCIQCGQCSLVCPHAAIRVKAYEEDNLKNAPETFKSVDAKGKDLKGMKFTVQVAPEDCTGCGACVENCPGKSKEIEGKKAINMEHQEPLRDSEAENWDFFLNLPNTDPDKYKVASVKGSQFVEPLFEFSGACAGCGETAYVKLLSQLFGDRAVIGNATGCSSIYGGNLPTTPYTKRADGYGPAWSNSLFEDNAEFGMGMRLTADRLKQQAIEKLDTAVENGCVDSELAEQIKANVYTKDQSGIEDQRARVKKLKAACEGCGELGKEITTLADYLVHKSVWILGGDGWAYDIDSHGVDHVLASGSDVNLLVLDTEVYSNTGGQMSKSTPLGAVAKFAAGGKQMPKKDLGMISMTYGGIYVAKVAVGANPNQMVKAFVEAEAYNGPSIILAYSHCIAHGINMTCGLDEQKKAVNSGHWPLYRFNPDLASEGKNPLKLDSKAPTIGFDEFAKGENRWKVLMKSNPEAAEKMMQEGSKDAKRKFCLLENIANMECDKQ, encoded by the coding sequence ATGTCAAGAAAAATGGTAACTATAGACGGTAACACTGCTGCGGCACACGTAGCACATGCTACCAACGAGGTGATTGCGATTTATCCGATCACCCCATCCTCGCCCATGGGTGAGATTTCTGACGCAAAATCAGCAGCCGGCCAAAAAAATATCTGGGGTTCAGTCCCCTCGGTAACTGAGATGCAGTCAGAAGGCGGAGCAGCTGGAGCTGTCCACGGTGCTCTTGCGACAGGCGCACTTACAACCACATTCACCGCTTCTCAGGGCCTTCTTTTAATGATCCCGAATATGTACAAGATTGCCGGCGAGCTCTTGCCGACAGTTTTCCATGTTTCGGCCAGATCTCTTGCATGCCAGGCGCTGAGCATTTTCGGAGACCACTCGGATGTGATGGCCTGCCGCCAGACGGGCTTTGCAATGCTCTGCTCCAATTCTGTTCAGGAAGTTATGGATATGGCTCTGATTGCTCAGGCTTCAACGCTTGAATCAAGAGTTCCATTCGTACACTTCTTCGACGGTTTCCGTACGAGCCACGAAATCAAGAAGGTTGAAGAACTTGCTCTTGATGATATGAAGGCTCTTATAAATGATGACAAAGTACGCGAGCACAGGCAAAGAGGCCTCAGTCCGGATCATCCTGTAATCTCTGGTACTGCCCAAAATCCTGATGTTTATTTCCAGGGGCGTGAGACTGTAAACAAATACTACAATGCTGCTCCGGCCATAGTTCAGAAGGCTATGGACAAGTTTTATGAAGTTACAGGGCGCCAATACAAGCTGTTTGACTATGTGGGCGCAGAGGACGCTGAGAAGGTTATTATCGTTATGGGCTCAGGCGCTGATACAGTACACGAAACTGTAGAAGAGATGTCCGAAGCCGGGGAAAAAGTGGGCGTATTGAAAGTGCGTCTCTATCGGCCTTTCAGCGTTAAACACTTCATCAACGCCCTGCCGAAAACAGTTAAGAAGATTGCCGTTCTCGACAGAACAAAAGAGCCGGGCTCTGTTGGCGAACCGCTTTACGTGGATGTTCGCACAGCTATAGGCGAGGCAATGTCTGAAGGACTCACTGAATTCAAGGATTATCCTGTTACAGTGGGAGGACGCTACGGACTTGGCTCTAAAGAATTCACGCCGGCAATGGTCAAGGGAGTATTTGCAAACCTCGACCTCAAAGAGCCGATCAACAGCTTTGTTGTGGGAATTGAAGACGATGTTACAAATAAGAGCGTTGACTTTGATCCATCATTCAACCTCAAATCCGATGCGTTCGAGGCAATGTTCTACGGCCTCGGGTCTGACGGTACTGTAGGAGCAAACAAAAACTCAATCAAGATCATCGGCTCACTCACAGATAACTACGCCCAGGGCTACTTCGTTTACGATTCCAAGAAGGCCGGTGCTGTAACAGTATCTCACCTTCGCTTCGGCAAAAGCCTTCTGAGAAAGCCATATCTTATCAGCCAAGCGGATTTTGTGGCCTGTCATAACCCAAGCTTCCTTGAGAAGTATGATATGCTCAGCAACGCCAAAGACGAAGCAACATTCCTGCTGACAAGCTCACATGATGCCTCTGATGTATGGTGCACACTGCCCAAGCAGGTGCAGCAGCAGATTATAGACAAGAAGCTTAATTTCTACGTAATCGACGCTATCGGCATTGCAGAGAAGCTCGGGCTCGGTGCGAGAATCAACGTAATAATGCAGACAGCATTCTTCAAGATCAGCGAAGTTATACCTGCTGAAAAAGCGATTGATGCAATCAAAGACGCTATCAAGAAGACTTACGGCAAGAAGGGCGAAAAAGTCGTTCAGATGAACTCTGATGCAGTAGATGCTGCTGTAAACAGCGTTCAAAAGGTTAACGTGCCCTCTGATGCAACAAGCAAGAAAGAGATGGCGCAGGTTGTACCGGATGACGCACCTGAATTCGTTAAGGAAGTGCTTGCACCGATTCTCTCCGGCAAGGGCGACAGCGTGCCGGTGAGCAAGATGCCTGTGGACGGGAAATTCCCCACAGGAACAACCAAATACGAGAAACGCAATATTGCTGTAAACATCCCTGTATGGGAGCCGGAACTGTGTATTCAGTGCGGCCAGTGTTCGCTGGTGTGTCCGCATGCGGCTATTCGCGTTAAGGCATACGAAGAAGACAATCTGAAAAACGCACCTGAGACATTCAAGAGCGTTGATGCCAAGGGCAAAGACCTCAAGGGCATGAAGTTTACAGTTCAGGTAGCTCCGGAAGACTGCACAGGCTGCGGGGCATGCGTTGAGAACTGCCCGGGCAAGAGCAAGGAAATCGAAGGCAAGAAGGCAATCAATATGGAGCATCAGGAACCGCTTCGCGATTCAGAAGCAGAAAACTGGGACTTCTTCCTGAATCTGCCTAACACCGATCCTGATAAATACAAAGTTGCTTCTGTTAAGGGAAGTCAGTTTGTTGAGCCGCTGTTTGAATTCAGCGGAGCTTGCGCAGGCTGCGGCGAAACAGCTTATGTTAAGCTGCTCTCTCAGCTCTTCGGCGACCGTGCGGTAATCGGAAATGCTACCGGCTGCTCATCTATATACGGCGGAAACCTGCCAACCACACCTTACACGAAGAGGGCTGACGGATACGGGCCGGCATGGTCTAACAGCTTATTCGAAGACAATGCCGAATTCGGTATGGGTATGCGTCTTACAGCAGACCGCCTCAAGCAGCAGGCAATAGAGAAGCTCGATACGGCAGTAGAAAACGGCTGCGTTGATTCAGAGCTCGCTGAGCAGATCAAAGCAAACGTTTACACGAAAGACCAATCCGGCATTGAAGACCAGCGGGCGAGAGTTAAGAAGCTCAAGGCTGCCTGCGAGGGCTGCGGCGAGCTGGGCAAAGAGATAACAACGCTTGCTGATTACCTCGTACATAAGAGCGTATGGATTCTCGGCGGCGACGGCTGGGCATACGATATCGACAGCCACGGTGTTGACCATGTGCTTGCAAGCGGAAGCGATGTGAACCTGCTCGTGCTTGATACAGAGGTTTACTCCAACACAGGCGGGCAGATGTCTAAATCTACGCCGCTGGGTGCTGTGGCCAAGTTTGCCGCAGGCGGAAAGCAGATGCCGAAGAAAGATCTCGGTATGATCTCAATGACCTACGGCGGAATATACGTTGCCAAGGTGGCAGTGGGAGCGAATCCGAATCAGATGGTGAAGGCGTTCGTTGAAGCAGAAGCATACAACGGCCCGAGCATCATCCTCGCATACTCACACTGTATCGCTCACGGCATCAATATGACCTGCGGGCTCGACGAGCAGAAAAAGGCTGTAAACAGCGGCCACTGGCCTCTCTACAGATTCAATCCTGACCTCGCCTCTGAAGGCAAGAACCCGCTCAAGCTCGACAGCAAAGCGCCTACTATCGGATTCGATGAATTCGCCAAGGGCGAAAACCGCTGGAAGGTGCTGATGAAGAGCAATCCTGAGGCAGCTGAAAAGATGATGCAAGAAGGCTCTAAAGACGCCAAGAGGAAATTCTGCCTGCTTGAAAATATCGCTAATATGGAATGCGATAAGCAGTAA
- a CDS encoding cupin domain-containing protein: MVARKVYILLSAALLLAGCSASKTEQAVQILPDEIEWQSNPKMHSLQTATLIGDPSEPAPYVQRIMFPPNFKIEPHRHPNTLRRVTVLSGKIHFAFGETFDKSKLREMPAGSFFTEPANKAHYAETREEGVLLELHAVGPDGTEYVK, translated from the coding sequence ATGGTAGCAAGAAAGGTTTACATATTATTGTCAGCCGCTCTTCTGCTTGCCGGCTGCTCTGCCAGCAAAACTGAGCAGGCTGTTCAAATTCTGCCTGATGAGATTGAATGGCAAAGCAATCCCAAAATGCATTCACTTCAAACAGCAACGTTAATCGGCGACCCCTCAGAGCCTGCCCCTTACGTTCAGCGGATAATGTTCCCGCCAAATTTTAAAATAGAGCCGCACAGACATCCGAATACACTGCGGCGAGTAACTGTTCTTTCAGGAAAGATACACTTTGCTTTCGGCGAGACTTTCGACAAATCAAAGCTCAGGGAAATGCCGGCCGGCAGCTTCTTTACAGAGCCCGCAAACAAGGCTCACTACGCCGAAACGAGGGAGGAAGGCGTATTGCTGGAGCTGCATGCCGTTGGGCCGGACGGCACTGAGTATGTAAAATAG
- the kduI gene encoding 5-dehydro-4-deoxy-D-glucuronate isomerase, which translates to MEVRYSPDPVRFSRMTNQEIRDNFLIETLFKADTIEMVYSDVDRAIIGSAVPADKPLTLSTADELRAEFFCKRRELGVLNAGGEGAIEVDGQSFDIKKLECLYIGRGSREITFSSKNGSEPACFYLLSYPAHKEYPVKHAKIEDALQAHLGSKDTCNERTIYKYIHPDGIESCQLVMGFTEIAKGSVWNTMPPHLHPRRMEAYMYFDISKENRVFHFMGKPDEMRHIVVADKQALVSPSWSIHSGAGTSGYRFCWGMGGENQDFNDMDHLGIDDLK; encoded by the coding sequence ATGGAAGTAAGGTATTCACCAGATCCAGTTAGATTTTCAAGAATGACAAATCAGGAAATACGTGATAATTTCCTGATAGAAACCCTTTTCAAGGCCGATACTATCGAGATGGTTTATTCAGATGTTGACAGGGCTATCATAGGCTCTGCTGTTCCCGCTGATAAGCCTCTTACGCTCAGCACAGCAGACGAGCTGAGGGCAGAGTTTTTCTGCAAACGCCGAGAACTCGGAGTTTTGAACGCAGGCGGAGAAGGAGCGATTGAGGTTGACGGGCAGTCTTTCGATATAAAAAAGCTTGAATGCCTCTATATCGGACGCGGAAGCAGAGAAATTACATTCAGCAGCAAGAACGGCTCGGAGCCGGCGTGCTTCTATTTGCTAAGCTACCCAGCTCATAAAGAGTATCCGGTTAAGCATGCTAAAATCGAAGATGCCCTTCAGGCACATCTTGGCTCAAAAGACACCTGCAACGAACGCACAATATACAAATACATCCATCCGGACGGAATTGAGAGCTGCCAGCTTGTAATGGGGTTCACAGAAATAGCCAAGGGCAGCGTATGGAATACAATGCCCCCGCACCTGCACCCGCGCAGGATGGAGGCTTATATGTATTTCGATATCTCGAAAGAAAACCGCGTGTTCCATTTTATGGGCAAGCCCGACGAGATGAGACATATTGTGGTTGCTGATAAGCAGGCATTGGTTTCACCAAGCTGGTCTATACACTCTGGAGCAGGCACATCCGGCTACCGCTTCTGCTGGGGGATGGGCGGCGAAAATCAGGACTTCAACGACATGGACCACCTCGGAATAGACGACCTCAAATAG
- a CDS encoding bifunctional 4-hydroxy-2-oxoglutarate aldolase/2-dehydro-3-deoxy-phosphogluconate aldolase, translated as MAKHSRLETLCAMKNIGLVPVFYRPDAETSCGIMRACAEGGARVIEFTNRGDRAIDVFKELAAYRDESLPEMIIGAGSVCDAPTAAMYIAAGADFIVSPILDRETALLCNKRKIPYSPGCGSASEIHQAHELGVEICKIFPGEQVGGPAFAKALKAPMPWAELMPTGGVAPTDKSLEEWFSAGIAAAGIGSKLIKGSFSSKEDYKKLTDKTAEVISKISKIRTKI; from the coding sequence ATGGCTAAACATTCAAGACTCGAAACGCTCTGTGCAATGAAAAACATTGGTCTTGTGCCGGTGTTTTACAGGCCGGACGCTGAAACTTCCTGCGGGATAATGAGGGCCTGCGCAGAAGGCGGGGCGAGAGTTATCGAGTTTACCAACCGCGGAGACAGAGCGATAGATGTGTTCAAAGAGCTTGCGGCTTACAGGGATGAAAGCCTCCCAGAAATGATCATAGGTGCAGGGTCTGTTTGCGATGCACCCACTGCTGCAATGTATATAGCGGCAGGTGCCGATTTCATAGTTTCGCCGATTCTGGACAGAGAAACCGCCCTGCTCTGCAATAAACGCAAAATTCCCTACAGCCCGGGGTGCGGCAGCGCATCGGAGATTCATCAGGCTCACGAACTGGGCGTTGAGATCTGCAAGATATTTCCCGGAGAGCAGGTAGGCGGGCCGGCTTTTGCAAAGGCATTGAAAGCGCCTATGCCTTGGGCAGAGCTTATGCCGACAGGCGGCGTAGCCCCCACAGATAAGAGCCTTGAAGAGTGGTTTTCTGCAGGGATCGCTGCTGCAGGAATAGGCTCAAAACTAATTAAAGGGAGCTTTTCTTCAAAAGAAGACTACAAAAAGCTTACCGATAAAACAGCGGAAGTGATAAGTAAAATCAGCAAGATCAGAACAAAGATTTAA